Below is a window of Desulfosoma caldarium DNA.
GTCAGTCCCAATCGAGCCGTTTCCGCGGCAATGGCCAAGTCGCAGGCCGCCACAAGACCCGCGCCGTTGGCGGCGGCCACTCCGTGCACTTGCGCGATCACAGGCTTTTTCATCTCGCTTATCGTTACCAAAGGGGTTTCCATGCGCTGAATCCATGCCTGCAGTTCCATGGGGGACTTGCCGTCCAACTCACCGACATCGATGCCCGCACAAAAGTGCTTGCCCGCCCCTTTGATGATCACCACACGCACCGCAGGGTCGGCGTCCAGTGTCTTCAAAGCCCGCGACAGCTCTTCGGCCAGGGGCGTCGTGAACGTGTTCAATTGATTGGGTCGGTTCAGTGTGATGGTCGCGACGTAGTCTGCACCCATTTCCACCAGCAGGGTCTCATAGGTCATGGTCGTCTCCTCCCTTTGCGTTAAACGATCCCTGCAAAACCCTTGCGCACGCCGACTCTCCGTTAAGGCGTATCGACGTTCGCGCTTCTACACCATGAGCCATTCCCAAACCGCGGCGCAGGTCTCCTTATCTCATGCGATAGCCCTGAGGTCTTTCCCCCAGAACCACGGCCACTCTGTCACGGTCTCCTTCCCAATGAACCACATCCAAGATCACCTTGTCTCCCGGCCGATAGCGCCGCAAAATCCTCATGAAATCTTCCACGCTCTCCACCGCGTGCCCATCAATCGCCACCACAATGTCTCCACCCACGACGATTATGTAATTACCCACTTGGGCTCGCGTCTTTCCACCGCGCAATCCTGCCTTGTCCGCCGGGCCACCAGGAACGAGCTCCATGATCATGGCCCCTCGAGACACCCGCAGTTGAAGAGCCTCAGCAAAATCGGGAAACATCGTCATCAGGGTGGCTCCAATCCACGGGTAGCTGTAGTAGCCCTTGTCAATGAGTTCCCGAACCACCGCCTTGACCGTGTCCACGGGAATGGCAAAACCGATCCCCACATTGGCCCCCGTGGGGCTGAAAATGGCCGTATTGACACCGATCATGAACCCCGACGAATCGATGAGCGGGCCGCCGGAATTGCCGGGATTAATGGAGGCATCCGTTTGAATAATGTCTTCAACCAGCGCACCCCCCGGCGCTCTCAAGGTTCTTCCCACAGAACTGATCACGCCCCTGGTGAGGGTTTGGCCCAATCCAAAGGGGTTGCCTATGGCTAACACTTTCTGTCCCACTTTTAAACCTTTTGAAGTGCCCATGGGAATGACGGTCAAATCTTTTTTGGGTGCATCAATTTTCAACACGGCGATGTCACTGTTGGGATCAGACCCGATGAATTTGGCCGTATACTTCTTGCCGTTGAAAAGAGTGACCTCCAGCTTTCTCGCATCTTCAATGACATGATGGTTGGTGACAATATGGCCTCGCTTATCAATCACCGACCCGGAACCTGCCCCTTGGCGTGGCACGATATTGAAAAAGAAGTCCCGTTCGAGCACCGTGCTGGTGATGTTCACCACTCCCCGAGAAAGCCTTTCGTAGAGTTCGATGTTGTTCTTTTCGTCATCCGTAAGACTCCACGCCATGCGGGGTATGATCACCACCATCACGCACAACCCCACAACCCACGCCTTCCAGAATCGCTGTCCCATCCTTGTTCACCTCCAGTGTCTGCAGCGCTTCGGCTTTCGATGGCCGTATCCGAAATCAGCACCCTCGAAGACCTCGCTTATCCACACCCTCACGCCAAGGGAAACCCAATCCCAATGGAACCCCTCTAGACGGCCGATCCCAAGCCGTCATAAATTCTTTGCTCCCGTGGGTCGACAAGGGTATCCTTTAGCGTCCAGGGCTTGTCTTGTGATGGATATTTTCCCATGCCAATAATTCGTTTGCTAACTAACAAAAACACCGTCCTTAGGCAAACGCCAAAGGGTTGCGTGCGTCGATCCCTCGTGGGGGTCGCCATGGATTTCTTTCGCTCAGGCGTTCGCCGAGTTCACACTGCCAGTCCTTGGAACCTCATGGCGACCTTGTTCGCTCTGCACCTTGCGGCAGGAATTCTTGTCAAAGGGTTTCTCAGTTTGCATCGTGTGGAACGGCTGGTGCCTATGTCGGCCCTGGCCCTGGGCTTGGGGTTTTGCCTTTGGGCACAAAGGCCCACCACGAAAGCCCACACAAAGGGTTGGATGCGCTTAGGCCCAGCCTTGATCTACAGCTTCTTTATCGCCGCCATGTCCCATCAACCGTTGACCGGTGTTCGACTTCCCGTCTCGGCGAACCTCTTTCATCCCGTGGAATATGCGTGCCTGGCCGTGTTGTGGGGTTGGTTTTGCCTTCCGGTGCTTTCACGGCACGGATCCTTGGCCTTTGCGGGGTGGGTTTTTGTGCCCGGCATTCTTTTTGCCCTCAGCGATGAATGGCATCAGAGCTGGGTTCCCGGAAGGTTCAGCAGCCCGTGGGATGTTGTTCTCGATGCCATCGGGCTTTGTGCCGGAGCGGCTGCCGTGGTGACGCTGTCCCGCTGGGCGCCCCCGTGGAATCCTGCCCTTTGGCCGGAGCTCGATCAAGAATGCACAAACATCAGGGTTACCGCGAGAAGCCCATGAGCATAGAGTCCGGCAGCCACATCATCGGCCACGATGCCCAAGCCCCCCTTCAATTGTCGATCCAGGACACAGACAGGCCAGGGTTTCAAGATGTCCATGGCCCGAAAGTACAAGACTCCAAGTACCATGGTCAGGGGTGTGGCCGGCATGCCCGTGGTGGTGAACAAGAACCCGATAAGCTCATCGATCACCACATCTTGTGGATCCTGATGTCCCAGGCTGTTTTGCGCCTCCTCGGCAACCCAGCAAGACCCGACAAACAAAAGCCCCAAGAGCAGGCAC
It encodes the following:
- a CDS encoding VanZ family protein produces the protein MATLFALHLAAGILVKGFLSLHRVERLVPMSALALGLGFCLWAQRPTTKAHTKGWMRLGPALIYSFFIAAMSHQPLTGVRLPVSANLFHPVEYACLAVLWGWFCLPVLSRHGSLAFAGWVFVPGILFALSDEWHQSWVPGRFSSPWDVVLDAIGLCAGAAAVVTLSRWAPPWNPALWPELDQECTNIRVTARSP
- a CDS encoding S1C family serine protease produces the protein MGQRFWKAWVVGLCVMVVIIPRMAWSLTDDEKNNIELYERLSRGVVNITSTVLERDFFFNIVPRQGAGSGSVIDKRGHIVTNHHVIEDARKLEVTLFNGKKYTAKFIGSDPNSDIAVLKIDAPKKDLTVIPMGTSKGLKVGQKVLAIGNPFGLGQTLTRGVISSVGRTLRAPGGALVEDIIQTDASINPGNSGGPLIDSSGFMIGVNTAIFSPTGANVGIGFAIPVDTVKAVVRELIDKGYYSYPWIGATLMTMFPDFAEALQLRVSRGAMIMELVPGGPADKAGLRGGKTRAQVGNYIIVVGGDIVVAIDGHAVESVEDFMRILRRYRPGDKVILDVVHWEGDRDRVAVVLGERPQGYRMR
- a CDS encoding phosphatidylglycerophosphatase A family protein, which produces MSLADTHQSKPPIAVRIARLGVLGTAPVAPGTVATIAAGIPVASVLSALPHGWACLLLGLLFVGSCWVAEEAQNSLGHQDPQDVVIDELIGFLFTTTGMPATPLTMVLGVLYFRAMDILKPWPVCVLDRQLKGGLGIVADDVAAGLYAHGLLAVTLMFVHS
- a CDS encoding enoyl-CoA hydratase-related protein, with product MTYETLLVEMGADYVATITLNRPNQLNTFTTPLAEELSRALKTLDADPAVRVVIIKGAGKHFCAGIDVGELDGKSPMELQAWIQRMETPLVTISEMKKPVIAQVHGVAAANGAGLVAACDLAIAAETARLGLTAINVGLNCVGPVIPVSKSVGRKTALEMLLYGELMDAREAQARGLINRVVPAEDLDRAAHDWAAVLAQKSPIAVQIAKRGFYVAADMEYHKAFEYMNEVFARLCTTEDAKEGVKAFMEKRTPVWRER